In one Populus nigra chromosome 12, ddPopNigr1.1, whole genome shotgun sequence genomic region, the following are encoded:
- the LOC133670219 gene encoding glutathione transferase GST 23-like, whose protein sequence is MEKGVKLLKTWSSPFGIRIVWALKVKGVQFEPIDEDLINKSPPLLLYNPVHKKIPVLVHDGKPVAESLVILEYIEETWKQNPLFPEDPLERAAARFWAKFGDDKVMPSIWEAFIKGREEEECAFAPAFENLKFLEEELKGKQFFGGERIGIVDIAFGWLANLVPVFEEIHAAKMIDEERFPLLHAWMQEFSKAPVIADCWPPHEKLVSKFRAIRDQSLLAAAPHA, encoded by the exons ATGGAAAAGGGAGTGAAACTTCTTAAGACATGGTCAAGTCCATTTGGTATCCGGATTGTTTGGGCATTGAAGGTCAAGGGAGTCCAGTTTGAACCAATAGATGAAGATCTCATCAACAAGAGCCCTCCACTTCTCCTATACAATCCAGTTCACAAAAAGATTCCAGTCCTCGTACACGACGGAAAACCAGTTGCTGAATCACTTGTAATCCTTGAGTATATTGAAGAGACATGGAAGCAAAATCCCTTGTTTCCAGAAGATCCACTGGAGAGGGCTGCTGCTCGCTTCTGGGCAAAATTTGGTGATGACAAG GTTATGCCATCAATATGGGAAGCATTTATCAAGGGCAGAGAAGAGGAAGAGTGTGCTTTTGCACCAGCTTTTGAGAACCTGAAATTCTTGGAGGAAGAACTCAAGGGAAAACAATTCTTTGGCGGAGAGAGGATCGGAATTGTGGATATTGCATTCGGTTGGCTTGCTAACTTGGTCCCTGTTTTCGAAGAGATACATGCAGCAAAAATGATAGACGAGGAAAGATTTCCATTACTACATGCGTGGATGCAGGAGTTCTCCAAGGCTCCAGTAATTGCAGATTGCTGGCCGCCACATGAAAAACTAGTCAGCAAATTCCGTGCCATTCGTGATCAGTCCCTCCTTGCAGCAGCACCTCATGCCTGA